The sequence TTAGCTAAAGCTGAGAATAACTCGGTAACCACAGACGAAAAACCAGAAGCAGCAAAGGTATCAGATGAAACTGATGCTAAACAACCAGCTGCTGCTGAAGAGAAATCAACATGGACtctaattcaactttttctAGTCAAACAAGTTTTTGTTCTACATTTTCCTAAGGAAGCTACATCGAAAGTTGGTTACAGAGTCTCAAAGGTTAGAAGGCATGAAAAAGGGCAGCCCGGTACACTAAGCTTGCCAGATCACAAGGCTCTATTGTACGTACGCAGAGTTACCTTGCATTTCTCCAAGAGGCAGTTTCCACAACACAAATCTATGACCTCCTGTAAAATATCTCACAAATCTTAACCAGTAGCCATACAAAAAAAGTGTAGCTATAGGGCCTTCTCAATTTCTAGACAGCAAAAGGAAAGAATGATTTAACATGGACAAGGTCAGACAGAAGTTCTGCCAGCTCTAGCTACAACACCACCAGTAATTTTCTGAAATGTAATACAAAGTTCCAGTCAAGCAGCATGTAGTATCAAAACCATCATAAATGAAGTAGCCCAAATTAGTGCTAATAGAGTAAAGGTAGAGTTATAAGGCCGAACATAAAAGTTTCCACATACTACACTGAAAGATAGTAAACATGaacaagaagagaaaatacACATTGAAAGTTTAAAAGAAGGTGCTTCAAGACAGAAAAGTACAGACCACATAAACTGCAACACTGGTACATGATTCAGACTAAACGCTGCTTTCCACCACATTTGAGTTCAAGCATCAGTTGCTGATTCTCAAGCTTGATAACCTTATTATCCAGCTGCATCTTTTGTAAACCCATGTCTTCTTCACTGCAGGAAATCTCCAAGTTGACTCTCTGCTTCTCCAATTCCAGTAATTTGCCCTGAATCAGTAGCTTTTGTTCTTCCATTTTCTGTAAGCGAAGGAGAACATGCTCATCCtgtatttttttctccttgTTGTTCAAAGAGAGTTGAATCCCATTGCTATTAGGATAAAGCATATTTGGATCTGGATCTAATGTAGCGGTACCGTTCAGGGATAAACGGGCCATATGCAAATTTCTTTCTTCGCCTCGTGCTTTCCTTTTTGCAGGCATATGCTGCACCAAATTTGGATCTGCTGTAGTGTTATGGTCcagactttcttctcctccTATATTCCTCTTCAAAGGCAAATCCTGCGACATGCTTCCAGTTTCATATTTATACTTACCTCTCACAGCCCAAAACACAGATTGCTGAACCACCGGATCATGGGGAAGGAACAATCTATTCTGATTGTTGTATGAGCACATTTCTTCATAGAACAATTGTCTGCTACCTAAAATCTTGTTCATTTCCTCTTTCAAATCATTAGGTAGGTCCATCATTTCCAGAAGCACAGGGTTCTCCACAACATTACATGCAGTACCTCTCCCAAGTACATCATTCAGTCTCCTGAATTTTTTGTTGAGATCATTAAACTTATCCTCACATTGCTGAGGTGATACACAATAACCTCTTTCAGACATAACACAGGAAATGGCCCTCCATTTTCCCTTCTTGACAAGAACTCCATTGCTCAAAGCATCTTCTCCGATGTAAGAAAGAGCAGTAATCAAAAGCTTAACCATGTCATCTGACCATTTCATACGCTGATACACTGGCTGCTTCCCTTCAGTATGTCCAGAGACTTCTCTTGCATCATTCAAACCCTCATGATAAGATTCAGGCATCTCAACTCTATTGAGTCTGACAGCATCAAGCAACTGCATTTCTTGGGGGGTGTCTTCCATGTTGCTTACACCAGAGGACCTCACTTGTGGAGCATGCTGCATAAGAACCACTGGACCCTGGTTAGGGTAACCAGCTAGATGGTGATTAACTTGCATTGATCTGAACAAATCCCACGGTCCACTTAATCCTGGAGTTACAAAAATCAAGACGATGAATCTATGTTTCACATTAACACAGCAAAAACATACTAAAGTAAACAACAACTACACCTCAATCCCAAGTAAGTTGGGGTTGGCTATATGAATCATCACTCTCCATTAATAAAGAAGAACAACAAAAGACCAGCATAATCCCACAGGTGGGAtttggggagggtagag comes from Solanum pennellii chromosome 1, SPENNV200 and encodes:
- the LOC107007801 gene encoding uncharacterized protein LOC107007801 → MQVNHHLAGYPNQGPVVLMQHAPQVRSSGVSNMEDTPQEMQLLDAVRLNRVEMPESYHEGLNDAREVSGHTEGKQPVYQRMKWSDDMVKLLITALSYIGEDALSNGVLVKKGKWRAISCVMSERGYCVSPQQCEDKFNDLNKKFRRLNDVLGRGTACNVVENPVLLEMMDLPNDLKEEMNKILGSRQLFYEEMCSYNNQNRLFLPHDPVVQQSVFWAVRGKYKYETGSMSQDLPLKRNIGGEESLDHNTTADPNLVQHMPAKRKARGEERNLHMARLSLNGTATLDPDPNMLYPNSNGIQLSLNNKEKKIQDEHVLLRLQKMEEQKLLIQGKLLELEKQRVNLEISCSEEDMGLQKMQLDNKVIKLENQQLMLELKCGGKQRLV